In Aestuariibaculum lutulentum, one DNA window encodes the following:
- the pabB gene encoding aminodeoxychorismate synthase component I — MRAVQNRHIEDIQLFKQKLLSWSQQFEDVVWLDSNNYKQQYGQYDAVLAVDAFTSIKTDYTQAFEQLKDYQTQAKDWIFGYLTYDLKNAVEPLKSENFDGLEFPDLYFFQPKRLFFLKDNQVEMLYLNMVDDEMDIDIEDIMSVDISEKQIQSDPIKIHLRIHKDAYQEKVKAMLNHIHRGDIYEANFCQEFYAEDTQIQPLEIYNKLNNISNPPFATFLKCNDKYLLSASPERYIKKEGNKVISQPIKGTAKRAKDLAEDEQLKKELVENEKERSENIMIVDLVRNDLSKTAIRGSVEVEELCKIYTFDQVHQMISTVKSEVTPETHPVDIIVTTFPMGSMTGAPKFSAMKIIEALEETKRGLYSGAVGYFSPTGNFDFNVVIRSILYNETKKYVSYSVGGAITAKSDPIKEYEECLVKAKAMRQVLED; from the coding sequence TTGAGAGCAGTACAAAATCGTCATATCGAAGACATTCAGTTGTTTAAGCAAAAATTGTTGTCGTGGAGTCAGCAGTTTGAAGATGTTGTTTGGTTGGATTCCAACAATTACAAACAGCAATATGGACAATATGACGCTGTGTTAGCAGTTGATGCATTTACCAGTATTAAAACTGATTATACGCAGGCATTCGAGCAGTTAAAAGACTATCAAACTCAGGCCAAAGACTGGATTTTTGGGTATTTAACCTATGATTTAAAAAATGCTGTTGAGCCTTTGAAATCTGAAAATTTCGATGGTTTGGAGTTTCCTGATTTATACTTTTTTCAGCCAAAACGTTTATTCTTTTTAAAAGATAATCAGGTTGAAATGCTGTATTTAAATATGGTAGATGATGAAATGGATATTGACATTGAAGATATTATGTCAGTTGATATTTCTGAAAAACAAATACAAAGTGATCCTATAAAAATTCACCTTCGCATTCATAAAGATGCCTATCAGGAAAAGGTGAAAGCCATGTTGAACCATATTCACCGTGGTGATATTTATGAGGCTAATTTTTGTCAGGAATTTTATGCTGAAGACACTCAGATTCAACCGTTGGAAATTTATAATAAGTTAAACAATATTTCGAATCCGCCATTTGCCACATTTTTAAAATGTAACGACAAATATTTATTGTCGGCTTCACCCGAGCGTTACATAAAAAAAGAAGGTAACAAAGTCATTTCTCAGCCCATTAAGGGGACTGCCAAGCGCGCTAAAGATTTAGCTGAAGATGAACAACTGAAAAAGGAGTTGGTTGAAAATGAAAAGGAACGCAGTGAGAATATTATGATTGTAGATTTGGTGCGTAACGATTTATCTAAAACCGCCATTCGAGGTAGTGTTGAGGTCGAAGAGTTGTGTAAGATTTACACCTTCGATCAGGTGCATCAAATGATTTCGACAGTGAAATCGGAAGTAACACCAGAAACGCATCCGGTGGACATTATTGTAACCACATTCCCTATGGGAAGCATGACCGGAGCACCAAAGTTTTCGGCAATGAAAATTATTGAAGCTTTGGAAGAAACCAAACGCGGGCTATATTCCGGAGCTGTGGGGTATTTTTCTCCAACCGGAAATTTCGATTTCAACGTGGTGATTAGAAGTATTCTTTATAACGAAACTAAAAAATACGTTTCCTATTCCGTTGGAGGTGCTATTACAGCAAAAAGCGACCCGATAAAGGAATATGAAGAGTGCCTTGTGAAAGCCAAAGCCATGCGCCAGGTGTTGGAGGACTAA
- a CDS encoding aldose 1-epimerase family protein, producing the protein MFTLKNDLLKIGIKKTGAELCEISSIKHQTQFMWDANPDVWAGYAPNLFPIIGALKNNTYFLEDKPYSLPKHGFIRDNDKIELAEQTQDSITFKLTYDQESLIAYPFKFEFLITYKLNGNTLDIIHTIKNLDNKTMYFSLGGHPAFKCPVYNNEAYENYNLVFEHTENSETHMVSLSDGLIFDESIPFLDNSDTIKLKHNLFDKDALIFKDLKSRKITLNSAHSGDILTVSYHDFPYLGIWAKPNGDYVCIEPWLGIADSVSHNQDFKTKDGILSLESGKTFKASYSIEIHNTHLV; encoded by the coding sequence ATGTTCACATTAAAAAACGACCTGCTAAAAATTGGCATTAAAAAAACCGGCGCCGAATTATGCGAAATAAGTTCTATAAAACACCAAACCCAGTTTATGTGGGATGCCAACCCCGATGTCTGGGCGGGCTACGCTCCTAACCTGTTTCCTATTATCGGAGCCTTAAAAAACAACACCTATTTTCTGGAAGACAAACCGTACTCTTTACCTAAACACGGTTTTATTAGAGATAACGATAAAATAGAATTAGCCGAGCAAACTCAGGATAGTATAACCTTTAAACTTACTTACGATCAGGAATCTTTAATAGCATACCCGTTCAAATTCGAATTTTTGATTACTTACAAACTAAACGGAAATACCTTAGATATTATTCATACTATTAAAAATCTGGACAATAAAACCATGTATTTTTCCTTAGGCGGGCATCCGGCATTTAAATGTCCTGTTTACAATAACGAAGCCTATGAAAATTACAACCTGGTTTTTGAGCATACTGAAAATTCAGAAACCCATATGGTTAGCCTTTCAGACGGACTTATTTTTGACGAATCTATTCCTTTTTTAGATAATTCAGATACCATAAAACTTAAGCACAATTTATTCGATAAAGATGCTCTAATTTTTAAAGATTTAAAATCCAGAAAAATCACTTTAAATAGTGCACATTCCGGAGATATTCTAACCGTATCCTATCACGATTTTCCCTATTTAGGCATTTGGGCAAAACCAAACGGCGATTACGTTTGTATTGAGCCCTGGTTAGGCATTGCCGACAGTGTATCCCATAATCAGGACTTTAAAACCAAAGATGGTATTTTAAGTTTAGAATCAGGAAAAACATTTAAAGCTAGCTACAGTATAGAAATACACAACACGCATTTAGTGTAA
- a CDS encoding DEAD/DEAH box helicase, with the protein MTFKDLNLNTPLYNALDDLGFTTPTPIQAEAFNIVSSGKDIVGIAQTGTGKTFAYMLPILKNLKFSKQENPRVLILVPTRELVVQVVEEIEKLTKYINTRVLGVYGGTNINTQKMAVAEGLDILVATPGRLYDLALSRVLQLKSIQKLVIDEVDVMLDLGFRHQLINIFDILPEKRQNIMFSATMTEDVDELLNDFFTIPERVSIAVSGTPLENIEQTRYNVPNFFTKVNLLVHILNDAETFNKVIVFVSNKKIADKLFEELDLHFKEELCVIHSNKTQNYRLRSIEQFRNGDNRILVATDVMARGLDIENVSHVINLDTPDFPENYMHRIGRTGRAERKGKSILLSTEKEQEARENIERLMNMEIPVLEFPDMVEISEQLLEEERTKVKERNNPTKRNEEDAPGPAFHEKKAKNQKENLGGSYRREIAKKYKKPKTRGDKNFNKRNKKK; encoded by the coding sequence TTGACTTTTAAAGATTTAAATTTAAATACCCCATTATACAACGCCTTAGACGATTTAGGTTTTACAACACCTACACCTATTCAGGCGGAAGCTTTTAATATTGTTAGCTCTGGAAAAGACATTGTTGGTATTGCACAAACTGGTACCGGTAAAACTTTTGCTTACATGCTGCCTATTTTAAAGAATTTAAAATTTTCAAAACAAGAGAATCCACGTGTGCTTATTTTAGTACCTACCCGCGAATTGGTAGTTCAGGTGGTTGAAGAAATTGAAAAACTTACCAAATACATCAACACCAGAGTGCTTGGTGTTTATGGAGGCACCAATATTAACACTCAAAAAATGGCGGTTGCCGAAGGCTTAGACATTTTAGTGGCTACACCGGGACGTTTATATGATTTAGCTTTAAGTCGCGTACTTCAGCTGAAATCAATTCAGAAGCTTGTGATTGATGAAGTTGATGTGATGCTTGATTTAGGTTTCAGACACCAGTTAATTAATATTTTTGATATCCTTCCGGAAAAGCGTCAGAATATCATGTTTTCGGCGACAATGACCGAAGATGTCGATGAATTACTAAACGATTTCTTCACCATACCAGAGCGTGTATCGATTGCGGTTTCAGGAACGCCGTTAGAGAATATTGAGCAAACGCGATATAATGTACCAAACTTTTTTACGAAAGTAAATTTGTTAGTTCATATTCTGAATGATGCCGAAACATTCAATAAGGTGATTGTTTTTGTATCGAATAAAAAGATTGCCGATAAACTGTTTGAGGAATTAGACCTTCATTTTAAGGAAGAATTGTGTGTAATTCACTCGAACAAAACACAAAACTACCGTTTACGAAGCATCGAACAATTCAGAAATGGTGACAACAGAATTTTAGTAGCTACAGATGTTATGGCTCGTGGTCTGGATATTGAAAACGTAAGTCATGTTATCAATTTAGACACCCCAGACTTCCCTGAAAACTACATGCACCGTATTGGTAGAACAGGTCGTGCTGAACGTAAAGGTAAATCTATTTTACTGTCGACTGAAAAAGAACAGGAAGCCCGCGAAAACATCGAACGTTTAATGAACATGGAAATTCCTGTTTTAGAGTTCCCTGACATGGTTGAAATATCAGAACAACTTTTAGAAGAAGAACGCACTAAAGTAAAAGAACGTAACAATCCTACGAAACGTAACGAAGAAGATGCACCAGGACCTGCATTTCATGAAAAGAAAGCTAAAAATCAAAAAGAAAATTTAGGAGGTTCTTACCGACGTGAAATCGCAAAGAAATACAAAAAGCCCAAAACACGAGGCGATAAAAACTTCAATAAGCGTAATAAGAAAAAATAA
- a CDS encoding NERD domain-containing protein, translating into MAIVILLFVLIFYGFSYHYKSNIRPRIIGARGEHEVAKKLSRLNKRKYLVLNDVLLKFGDSTTQIDHIVVCKSGIFVIETKNYKGWIYGHEHAEYWMQSIYKFKKKLRNPIKQNWVHVFALKEILAPFGFIEYFPVVVFAGSGKLKHVTSSLPVIKTKKLRRVIKKSTQTDYLPPDIMKQIADTLLESNITDRKENKRHIKRVKKQVKEKKNQIGGRTCPNCGGKLVIKGGKYGRFYGCLSFPKCRYTIKC; encoded by the coding sequence ATGGCAATTGTTATTCTTCTTTTTGTTTTAATTTTTTACGGGTTTTCATACCATTATAAGAGCAATATACGTCCTAGAATTATAGGAGCTCGAGGAGAGCATGAGGTGGCAAAAAAGCTAAGCAGACTTAATAAACGAAAGTATCTGGTTTTAAATGATGTTTTATTAAAATTCGGAGATTCTACGACACAAATAGATCATATTGTTGTCTGTAAGTCAGGAATTTTTGTGATAGAAACCAAAAACTACAAAGGCTGGATTTACGGACACGAACATGCCGAATACTGGATGCAATCTATTTATAAATTCAAGAAGAAACTCAGAAATCCAATTAAACAGAATTGGGTACATGTTTTTGCTTTAAAGGAGATTTTAGCACCTTTCGGATTTATCGAATATTTTCCAGTTGTTGTTTTTGCTGGTAGCGGAAAGTTAAAGCATGTTACATCGTCTTTACCGGTTATAAAAACCAAAAAGCTTAGAAGAGTCATCAAGAAATCAACCCAAACGGATTATTTACCTCCTGATATCATGAAGCAGATTGCAGATACGTTATTGGAATCTAATATTACTGACAGAAAAGAAAATAAGAGGCATATAAAACGGGTAAAAAAGCAAGTTAAAGAAAAGAAAAATCAGATAGGCGGAAGAACGTGTCCTAATTGCGGAGGTAAACTCGTTATTAAAGGCGGGAAATATGGTAGGTTTTATGGGTGCTTGAGCTTCCCAAAGTGTAGATATACAATTAAGTGTTAA
- a CDS encoding peptidylprolyl isomerase, producing MSCKHEKHTTIEIETDLGNIVLELYHDKAPKTCANFLKHIEQGTFKDASFYRTVRLDNQPENNVKIEVIQGGINSEETPFEPVLHENTKQTGILHEEGTLSMARYEPGTATTEFFICIGNQPELDYGGKRNPDGQGFAAFGKVVQGMDVVKAIQQLKDEDQMLIKPVPFSIVSVGSTTLYNTL from the coding sequence ATGTCTTGTAAACATGAGAAACATACAACAATTGAAATCGAAACAGATTTAGGAAATATTGTTTTAGAGTTGTACCATGATAAAGCTCCAAAAACCTGTGCCAATTTTTTAAAACATATTGAACAGGGGACTTTCAAAGATGCTAGTTTTTACAGAACAGTTCGTTTAGATAATCAACCTGAAAATAATGTGAAAATTGAAGTCATTCAAGGCGGAATTAATTCTGAAGAAACTCCATTTGAACCGGTACTACATGAAAATACCAAGCAAACAGGTATTTTGCATGAAGAAGGCACTTTGTCTATGGCGCGTTACGAACCCGGAACAGCAACCACAGAATTTTTTATTTGCATAGGTAATCAACCTGAGTTGGATTATGGGGGAAAACGTAATCCTGATGGACAGGGCTTTGCTGCCTTTGGTAAGGTCGTTCAAGGAATGGATGTGGTTAAAGCTATTCAGCAGTTAAAGGATGAAGATCAGATGTTGATTAAGCCTGTTCCTTTCAGCATTGTGTCTGTTGGATCTACTACCCTTTATAATACTTTATAG
- a CDS encoding SDR family NAD(P)-dependent oxidoreductase yields MKTKIALVTGGSRGLGRDMAINLAKKGLDVIITYHSNEAAAKEVVKVIEDLGKKAKAFQLDTSSTAGFDDFFKNISNYLKEENGSPNFDFLINNAGTGLYVPFEETTEAQFDEMVNVHLKGVYFLTQKAVPYMNDKGGIVNISSGLARFTLPKSSAYASMKGAVDVFTRYLAKELAYKKIRANAVAPGAIATDFGNGENKKNEEKRKLLSNVTALGRVGEPEDIGSIVAFLCTDEAGWINGQRIEASGGVFL; encoded by the coding sequence ATGAAGACAAAAATAGCATTAGTAACCGGAGGAAGTCGTGGCTTAGGAAGAGATATGGCTATCAATCTGGCTAAAAAAGGCTTAGATGTTATTATTACTTATCATAGCAATGAAGCAGCCGCAAAGGAGGTTGTTAAGGTTATTGAAGACTTAGGTAAAAAGGCTAAGGCGTTTCAGTTAGATACCAGTTCGACAGCGGGATTTGATGATTTTTTTAAGAACATTTCCAATTATCTGAAAGAAGAGAATGGTAGTCCGAATTTCGATTTTTTAATTAATAATGCGGGTACAGGGTTATATGTGCCTTTTGAAGAAACTACAGAGGCTCAGTTTGATGAGATGGTTAACGTGCATTTAAAGGGTGTGTATTTTTTAACGCAAAAAGCGGTGCCTTATATGAATGATAAGGGCGGCATTGTGAATATATCTTCAGGTTTAGCACGATTTACGTTGCCTAAATCGTCTGCCTATGCTTCTATGAAAGGTGCTGTTGACGTGTTTACGCGTTATCTGGCCAAGGAATTGGCGTATAAAAAAATAAGAGCAAATGCTGTGGCGCCTGGAGCTATTGCTACAGATTTTGGTAATGGTGAGAATAAAAAGAACGAAGAAAAAAGAAAACTACTGTCTAATGTCACTGCTTTAGGTCGTGTGGGTGAGCCAGAGGATATTGGGAGTATTGTGGCCTTTTTATGTACAGACGAAGCGGGGTGGATTAATGGGCAACGTATTGAAGCTTCAGGAGGTGTATTTTTGTAA
- a CDS encoding VOC family protein, whose translation MLGLRTTIYKVSNIEQATDWYIKAFETEPYFNEPFYVGFNIGGFELGLQPEEEPVTDKAESVVSYWGVEDIYATFNRLLDLGATEHEAPFNVGGELMTATVKDPYGNIIGIIYNPYFKMEKDE comes from the coding sequence ATGTTAGGACTTCGAACAACCATTTATAAGGTTAGTAATATTGAACAGGCTACCGATTGGTATATCAAAGCTTTTGAAACTGAGCCGTATTTTAATGAACCTTTTTATGTAGGATTTAATATTGGTGGGTTTGAATTAGGACTTCAGCCAGAAGAAGAGCCTGTTACAGATAAGGCGGAAAGTGTCGTGTCGTATTGGGGTGTGGAGGATATTTACGCGACATTTAATAGGTTGCTCGATTTAGGAGCAACAGAACATGAAGCGCCCTTTAATGTTGGAGGAGAACTCATGACGGCTACAGTAAAGGATCCTTATGGAAACATAATAGGCATTATTTACAATCCGTATTTTAAAATGGAGAAGGACGAGTAG
- a CDS encoding acyltransferase family protein has protein sequence MNQPTTSTQLQSKPHFHILDGLRGIAALAVVVFHYMEWIYYDDFSKNFIAHGFLAVDFFFCLSGFVIAYAYDNRLPQIGLKSFFTSRLIRLHPLVIFGSVIGFIGLLIDPFENHAEGYSIAKLLLILICSLFVIPLPVMKERGFNLFSLNAPAWSLFWEYIANLLYAFILIKLSKKVLQVLLIPAAVALIWVSYSSENLLGGWSGGTFADGGIRMFYSFLAGLVVYRSGWIIKNKLGFIGLSVLLTAAFVMPWGSLNWITEALVVLFYFPLLVSLGAGSIQSESFKKLCVFLGNISYPLYMTHYAGIWWFGNYYVTQNPSPEKLAYIIIFGTITMVLFSWIVMKFYDTPVRNYLTRLRQKR, from the coding sequence ATGAATCAACCTACAACCTCAACCCAACTTCAAAGCAAACCTCATTTTCATATTTTAGACGGCTTAAGAGGGATTGCCGCATTAGCGGTAGTGGTGTTTCATTATATGGAGTGGATTTACTACGACGACTTTTCTAAAAACTTTATAGCTCACGGATTTCTGGCTGTAGATTTCTTTTTCTGCCTTTCGGGATTTGTAATCGCTTATGCTTACGATAACAGGCTACCACAAATAGGACTAAAATCGTTTTTTACATCCCGACTTATACGATTACATCCATTAGTTATTTTCGGGTCTGTAATTGGTTTTATTGGCTTGTTGATTGATCCTTTTGAAAATCATGCCGAGGGATATTCGATTGCTAAACTACTTTTAATTTTAATCTGCTCTTTATTTGTTATTCCGCTACCTGTAATGAAAGAACGTGGCTTTAATTTATTCAGCTTAAATGCTCCTGCATGGTCTTTATTCTGGGAATACATCGCAAATTTGCTGTATGCTTTCATCCTCATTAAATTATCTAAAAAAGTACTGCAAGTTCTATTAATTCCTGCGGCAGTTGCACTTATTTGGGTGAGTTATTCTTCTGAAAATTTACTAGGCGGCTGGAGCGGTGGCACTTTTGCAGATGGTGGTATAAGAATGTTTTATTCTTTCCTTGCCGGGTTGGTTGTTTACAGATCTGGTTGGATTATTAAAAACAAATTAGGTTTTATTGGATTATCTGTGCTATTAACTGCTGCTTTTGTGATGCCATGGGGTTCTCTAAACTGGATAACCGAAGCTTTAGTGGTTTTGTTTTATTTCCCGTTATTAGTATCTCTGGGAGCTGGTTCTATTCAATCTGAATCTTTCAAAAAATTGTGTGTGTTTTTAGGAAACATCTCTTATCCCTTGTATATGACGCACTATGCAGGCATCTGGTGGTTTGGCAATTACTATGTTACACAAAACCCTTCGCCTGAAAAACTAGCCTACATAATCATTTTTGGAACCATCACGATGGTACTTTTCAGCTGGATTGTCATGAAATTTTACGATACTCCGGTTCGCAATTACTTAACGAGATTAAGACAGAAAAGGTAA
- a CDS encoding sensor histidine kinase, with protein MNQIKWAKTLKTIGLHTLFWLLITTYFAWGFGLNINPKKSFINASLYLPGFMIMAYSLDHLLIPKFLLKRKFISFTAGLIITVLLCGAYTSLAQISININSQLKGMTVLIGKNVLPFFHVGGIVISIKLLQYWYEQKQQTLEAEKQKSQAELKLLKAQLHPHFLFNTLNNLYSHTLEQSIHAPEIVLKLSSLLRFMVYESDVARIPLVKEIELLRNYIALEQLRYGDRLDISITISGHVKNFQIAPMLLLPFLENAFKHGTSKQIDQCWIRLDMILKESVMTFKLVNSIEHNINKNTKHSGGLGLQNVMRRLELLYHGKYKFKTNLLNDVFIVDLEIELEELQEEFKDKLIKQHSL; from the coding sequence ATGAATCAAATAAAATGGGCAAAGACACTCAAAACCATTGGTTTACACACTTTGTTTTGGTTACTGATTACAACCTATTTTGCATGGGGTTTTGGGCTTAATATAAATCCTAAAAAATCGTTTATAAATGCAAGTTTGTATTTACCTGGATTTATGATTATGGCTTATTCTCTTGATCATTTGCTAATACCCAAATTCTTACTTAAACGAAAATTCATCTCATTTACAGCAGGACTTATCATCACAGTATTACTATGTGGGGCTTACACTTCCCTGGCACAAATCTCTATAAATATTAATTCACAATTAAAAGGAATGACCGTATTGATAGGTAAAAATGTTCTGCCTTTTTTTCATGTTGGTGGTATTGTAATCTCTATAAAACTGTTACAGTACTGGTATGAACAAAAACAACAAACTTTGGAAGCCGAAAAACAAAAATCACAGGCAGAATTAAAACTTTTAAAAGCGCAGCTGCACCCGCACTTTTTGTTCAATACACTAAATAATTTATATTCTCACACTTTAGAACAGTCTATTCATGCCCCTGAAATAGTTTTAAAACTATCTTCATTACTTCGATTCATGGTTTATGAAAGTGATGTAGCCAGAATTCCGCTGGTAAAAGAGATTGAACTTCTCAGAAATTACATTGCTTTAGAGCAATTGCGTTATGGAGACCGCCTAGACATATCGATAACCATTTCAGGCCATGTTAAAAATTTCCAAATAGCCCCCATGCTTCTGCTCCCGTTTTTAGAAAATGCTTTTAAGCATGGCACGAGTAAACAAATAGACCAATGCTGGATTCGTCTGGATATGATATTAAAAGAATCTGTAATGACATTTAAACTGGTGAATAGTATAGAACATAATATTAACAAAAACACAAAACATAGCGGTGGCCTGGGATTACAAAATGTAATGCGAAGATTAGAGTTGCTATACCATGGGAAATATAAATTTAAAACCAACTTACTAAATGATGTTTTTATTGTTGACCTGGAAATTGAGTTAGAAGAACTACAAGAAGAATTTAAGGATAAACTAATCAAACAACACTCATTATGA
- a CDS encoding LytR/AlgR family response regulator transcription factor yields the protein MKHKCLIVDDEPPAIKVLTNYIKTLNQLDIVGTCVNAFQAIELLNEHKIDLMFLDINMPKLIGTDLLKSLRYPPKVIFTTAHKGYAIEAFDLDAIDYLLKPISFERFLKAVNKYSQLNATESEEIIDDSGFLYFRSDRKMIKIFLEEILYIESLRDYIIIHKEDCTTLKVKQTLSSVEDMLPKNLFIRIHRSFIISINKVTAFTKNDVEIGKIEIPFGKNYSEMVQKLAPGNYNLED from the coding sequence ATGAAACACAAATGTCTTATAGTAGATGATGAGCCCCCCGCAATTAAAGTATTAACAAATTATATTAAAACTTTAAACCAGCTGGATATTGTTGGAACTTGTGTTAATGCCTTTCAGGCCATCGAGCTTTTAAACGAACACAAAATAGATTTAATGTTTTTAGATATAAACATGCCCAAATTAATTGGCACTGATTTATTAAAATCCCTTCGCTACCCACCCAAAGTTATATTTACAACAGCTCACAAAGGGTATGCCATTGAAGCCTTCGACCTTGATGCCATAGATTATCTTCTTAAACCCATTTCCTTCGAACGGTTTTTGAAAGCTGTTAATAAATATTCTCAGTTAAATGCAACTGAATCTGAGGAAATTATAGATGATTCAGGGTTTTTATATTTCCGCTCTGATCGAAAAATGATTAAAATTTTTCTTGAAGAAATACTTTACATTGAAAGTTTAAGAGATTATATCATCATCCACAAAGAGGATTGTACAACGTTGAAGGTCAAACAAACACTGTCTTCGGTTGAAGATATGCTTCCTAAAAATTTATTTATTCGAATTCACCGATCATTTATTATTTCCATCAATAAAGTTACTGCCTTCACAAAAAATGATGTGGAAATAGGTAAAATTGAAATTCCTTTTGGCAAAAATTATTCAGAAATGGTTCAAAAATTGGCACCTGGCAACTATAATTTAGAAGATTAG
- a CDS encoding DUF418 domain-containing protein has translation MKRIREIDALRGFALFGIIMTHMFQGYLASLVPPQYNGFNMFFPVDELSRFMVRNFFVGKFYAIFSMLFGLSFYLILDGKKDASSRKFAWRLVLLFVIGYVHHIHYRGDFLTVYAVFGIILILFRKIPTKIIFVAGLFLALNGPAVLQKGSALFFQKTEAAPQNTGGKTKLELANSYFDLVLEGEYKKLLISNSTAGFINKYNYLKSSGRMWIVPGLFLLGLWVGRRKWHERLEHIPLKRLILVSFSIGMPLVWINFHFSRSNYSEFVQFLGGISKDASNIFMPLFYIGLLLLAYKSNFIGKFIKYLIPVGKMGLTTYVFQSVFGLFVFYGYGLGLLLKLSGTVALGLGLLFFIMQMLFAQWWFSKFKYGPLEWLWRCGTDRTWLSNKLSESDRVSLKFPVS, from the coding sequence ATGAAACGAATAAGGGAAATAGATGCATTAAGAGGTTTTGCTTTATTTGGCATCATTATGACGCATATGTTTCAGGGGTATCTGGCGAGTTTAGTGCCTCCTCAATATAATGGTTTTAACATGTTTTTCCCTGTTGACGAATTAAGCCGTTTTATGGTTAGGAATTTCTTTGTCGGGAAGTTTTATGCCATTTTTTCAATGCTTTTCGGACTTAGTTTTTATTTAATTTTAGATGGGAAAAAAGATGCGAGCTCTAGGAAGTTTGCATGGCGTCTGGTGTTGCTTTTTGTTATCGGTTACGTGCATCACATTCACTATCGAGGAGATTTTTTAACAGTCTATGCTGTTTTTGGAATAATTTTAATTCTTTTTAGAAAAATCCCAACGAAAATAATTTTTGTGGCAGGACTGTTTTTAGCTCTTAATGGGCCTGCTGTTTTGCAAAAAGGGAGTGCTTTGTTTTTTCAGAAGACAGAGGCAGCACCACAAAATACAGGCGGAAAGACCAAATTAGAGTTAGCAAACAGTTATTTTGATTTGGTTCTTGAGGGGGAGTATAAGAAGTTATTAATATCTAATAGTACTGCAGGTTTTATTAATAAGTATAATTATTTGAAATCCAGTGGACGAATGTGGATTGTTCCCGGATTGTTTCTTCTTGGGCTTTGGGTAGGAAGAAGAAAGTGGCACGAGAGGTTGGAACACATTCCTTTGAAGAGATTGATTTTAGTATCCTTTAGTATAGGGATGCCTTTAGTTTGGATTAATTTTCATTTTTCGAGGTCTAATTATTCAGAGTTTGTACAGTTTTTAGGAGGGATATCTAAGGATGCTTCAAATATTTTTATGCCCTTATTTTATATAGGTTTGTTGCTTTTGGCTTATAAATCGAATTTCATTGGAAAATTTATAAAATATTTAATACCAGTTGGGAAAATGGGTTTGACGACTTATGTGTTTCAATCGGTATTTGGTTTATTTGTGTTTTACGGATATGGTTTAGGATTACTGTTAAAATTGTCGGGAACTGTTGCTCTTGGTTTAGGGCTACTGTTTTTTATAATGCAAATGTTGTTTGCTCAATGGTGGTTTAGCAAGTTTAAATACGGGCCTTTAGAATGGCTTTGGCGATGCGGAACCGATAGAACATGGTTATCTAATAAACTGTCGGAATCAGACAGAGTTTCTTTAAAATTTCCAGTGAGTTAG